A genome region from Festucalex cinctus isolate MCC-2025b chromosome 17, RoL_Fcin_1.0, whole genome shotgun sequence includes the following:
- the LOC144004690 gene encoding integrin beta-3-like, with protein MDAIWMCLWIFLGIIGADGSNVCTSRGASTCKQCLAVHPSCAWCVQEEFGHGEAGSSRCDRKANLVAAGCAPSAVESPNSRMQVIEDRPLSKKAAGATQDVTQIKPQKLHITLRPDDAKRFTVKVRQVEDYPVDLYYLMDLSYSMNDDLYRLRTLGKGLAEAMNRTTSNLRMGFGAFVDKPISPYMYISPKEAVKNPCYSINTTCRPQFGYKHVLSLTDKVSRFTEEVRKQMVSRNRDAPEGGFDAILQAAVCKEQVGWRPGASHLLIFTSDAKTHVALDGRLAGIVQPNDGRCHLNSAKMYSMSTVMDYPSLALITEKMSENNINLIFAVTNPVVSLYQNYSELIPGTTVGTLSNDSGNVIQLILKAYAKIRSKVELELLGVPEELSLSFNATCLNGEVIPGLKSCSGLKIGDTVSFSVEARARACPKQKKKKTFVIKPVGFKDSLSVTVTIECDCKCQNRAQPSSPKCHHGNGTFECGICTCHPGRLGPHCECAEGDYGPAEQDRCTESGVSGVCSGRGDCVCGQCVCHSSDFGKVWGKLCECDDFNCLRYKGELCSGHGVCNCGFCQCAPDWQGENCNCSTRTDTCMSHLGLLCSGRGQCACGACECTQPGAYGPTCDKCPTCPDACTMKKECVECKHFKRGQLFEDNSCARICKDEIVLMEELVLHDTNAVNCTYKDEDDCVQRFQYYEDTSGKSILFVVKEPDCPEGPDVLVVLLSVAGAILFLGLAALLIWKLLITIHDRREFAKFEEERARAKWDTGHNPLYKGATSTFTNITYRGKD; from the exons ATGGACGCGATCTGGATGTGCCTTTGGATCTTTTTGGGAATAATTGGAGCTGATG GTTCAAACGTGTGCACCTCCAGGGGTGCAAGCACATGTAAGCAGTGTCTGGCCGTGCACCCCAGCTGTGCATGGTGCGTCCAAGAG GAATTCGGCCACGGCGAGGCCGGCTCATCCCGCTGCGACCGAAAAGCCAACCTGGTGGCGGCAGGCTGCGCACCTTCGGCCGTGGAGTCGCCGAACAGCAGGATGCAGGTGATAGAGGACCGCCCACTCAGCAAGAAGGCGGCGGGGGCCACGCAGGACGTGACTCAGATTAAGCCCCAGAAACTCCACATTACCCTCAGACCTG ACGACGCCAAGCGCTTCACGGTAAAGGTGCGCCAGGTTGAGGACTACCCAGTGGACCTCTACTACCTCATGGACCTCTCCTACTCCATGAATGACGACCTCTACCGCCTGAGGACGCTGGGAAAGGGCCTGGCCGAGGCCATGAACCGCACCACCAGTAACCTCCGCATGGGCTTTGGGGCTTTTGTGGACAAGCCCATCTCACCTTACATGTACATCTCCCCCAAGGAGGCCGTCAAGAACCCTTGCTACAG TATAAACACAACCTGCCGGCCCCAGTTTGGCTACAAGCACGTTCTGTCGTTGACGGATAAAGTGAGTCGCTTCACCGAAGAAGTGAGGAAGCAGATGGTGTCCAGGAACAGGGACGCACCCGAGGGGGGCTTTGACGCCATCCTCCAGGCGGCCGTCTGCAAG GAGCAGGTCGGCTGGCGTCCCGGCGCGTCCCACCTCCTCATCTTCACCTCAGACGCCAAGACGCACGTGGCGCTGGACGGCCGCCTCGCCGGCATCGTGCAGCCCAACGACGGACGCTGTCACCTCAACTCGGCCAAAATGTACAGCATGTCGACCGTCATG GATTACCCATCCCTCGCTCTCATCACGGAGAAGATGTCGGAGAACAACATCAACCTCATCTTTGCTGTCACCAACCCTGTGGTTTCGTTGTACCAG AACTACAGCGAGCTGATTCCCGGCACCACGGTGGGAACACTGTCCAACGACTCTGGCAACGTTATTCAGCTCATTTTGAAGGCCTACGCT AAAATACGCTCCAAGGTGGAGCTGGAACTTCTGGGCGTCCCAGAGGAGCTGTCCCTCTCCTTCAACGCCACGTGTTTGAATGGAGAAGTCATCCCGGGCCTCAAGTCCTGCTCGGGACTCAAGATCGGAGACACG GTGTCCTTCAGCGTGGAGGCCAGAGCGCGAGCCTGCCCCaaacagaagaaaaagaagacctTCGTCATCAAGCCGGTCGGCTTCAAGGACTCGCTCTCCGTCACCGTCACCATCGAATGCGACTGCAAGTGCCAGAACAGAGCGCAACCGAGCAGCCCCAAGTGTCACCACGGCAACGGCACCTTCGAGTGCGGCATCTGCACGTGCCACCCGGGGCGGCTGGGCCCGCACTGCGAGTGCGCCGAGGGCGACTACGGGCCGGCCGAGCAGGACCGCTGCACCGAGTCGGGCGTGTCGGGCGTCTGCAGCGGGCGCGGCGACTGCGTGTGCGGCCAGTGCGTGTGCCACAGCAGCGACTTTGGCAAAGTGTGGGGGAAGCTGTGCGAGTGCGATGACTTCAACTGCCTTCGCTACAAGGGAGAACTCTGCTCTG GTCACGGCGTGTGCAACTGCGGCTTCTGCCAGTGCGCCCCCGACTGGCAGGGGGAGAACTGCAACTGCTCCACACGTACCGACACCTGCATGTCGCACCTGGGCTTGCTGTGCAGCGGGCGCGGCCAGTGCGCGTGCGGCGCCTGCGAGTGCACCCAGCCGGGCGCCTACGGGCCCACCTGCGACAAGTGCCCCACCTGCCCTGACGCGTGCACCATGAAGAA GGAATGTGTGGAGTGTAAACATTTCAAGAGAGGTCAACTGTTTGAAGACAACAGCTGCGCTCGCATCTGCAAGGACGAAATCGTGCTGATGGAGGAATTAG TGCTTCATGATACAAACGCGGTGAACTGCACCTACAAGGACGAGGACGACTGCGTGCAACGTTTCCAGTACTACGAGGATACCAGCGGAAAATCTATTTTGTTTGTCGTCAAGGAGCCAG ATTGTCCCGAGGGTCCGGACGTTTTGGTGGTGCTGCTCTCGGTGGCGGGGGCCATCTTGTTCCTGGGCTTGGCGGCGCTGCTCATCTGGAAGTTGCTGATCACCATTCACGACAGGCGGGAGTTTGCCAAATTTGAGGAAGAGCGCGCGCGAGCCAAGTGGGACACG